The DNA window GGTCGCCCCGGCGCCACGACCACGGTGAGCGGCCTGCCGGCCAACGCCATCGGTGCGGCCCTGAACGTGACCGCGACCGAGTCCACCGGCCCCGGCTTCCTGACCGTCCACGGGTTCGGCACTCCGCGCACGAGCGCGAGCAGCCTCAACACCCTGCCGGGTCTCACCGTCCCGAACCACGTCATGACCCCAGTCGCAGACGGCAAGGTCAGCGTCTTCAACAGCTGGGGCGGCAGCAACCACGTGATCACCGACCTGCTCGGCTACTTCACCCAGAGCTAAAGCCCCATATCTTCCTATGTGAACAAGAATCAACCGTTGGTGACGTCAGTTGCCGTCGGGATCGCCATCGCGGTGGCGACCGTAGCTGCTGAGTCGGCGCGCCGGGGTGGCTGTATGTGCTCGTGCTCCTGTGCATCGTGGCAGCCGTTGCCGTCGTGGCCATTCAAGCCGTGTTTCCGCAGGAATCCGAGTACAGGCTGGGGTGGTGGGGGAAGGGCTCACGGCGGTATCGGCTGCGCTGGCTGGCAGTACGCCAAAGTGCCCGGGCCCGTGACGGCGAATGAACACGCATCTGCCCCTCCACCCCGACCCGCCTCCGGCCTCCCCCAAGCCCCCTGCTAGCCTCCGGGCGTCCATCACACCATCCGGAGGAATCTTGAGCACGGCCTTCGTCCTGCTGACCGTGGGACTCACTCTCTTCGCCGCGGGCAGCTGGGTCGCGCTGAACATTCGCGGCGTCGCCGCCTCTTTGGAACGCCGGGCGGCGGCCAACGCCGAGCGCATGATGCACGCCCGGGGGGATCTGGGTCCGGCCCGGCGGGTGGCGTCCGTCGGCTTCTACCGGTTCTTGGGCACTGTGATCGCTCTGTGCGGGAGCGTCTTCACGCTCGGGGGCCTGCTCGAATCCCTCTGACCGGTCGGGCCGACGGGCCCCACACGAGCCCGGAGCATCTAGGCAGTTTCGTTTGGATCAAGATGCCGTGAGTAGTCGCTAGCGTTGTCGAATGGCACTCTGGGCAGATGCCCTTGGAACACCTCCACTCAGAAGGACCTCAGACGGCTGCTCAATGAGTGGGATCCGATCGGTGTCGCTGACGATGTCCAGGACGAGTACGACTGCATAATCGGCCCCTTGTTCCGCAGCCTCCACGGTGGCGCCGACCAGGCGGTGATCGGCGAGTTTCTGCGGCAGGAGCTGGAGGTTCACTTCGGACTTCCTTCAAGTCGGCCGCCCGAGGCGGCGGCCGCCCGCTTCGTCGATTGGTGGGCAGCGGCTGATCCGGCCGACGGCGCGGACAGCCGGTAGCCGTTCCTCACAGGGCCGTCTGTGCGTTGGCCTGTGTGTGCCGTTGACTGATGCGCAGTGGGCGCGGATTGAGCCGTTACTTCCGGACCGGACGCCGAAGCGAGGTGGAAGGTGGCGTGACCACCGACAGGTGATCGATGCGATCGCGTTCAAGTTCCAGACCGGATCGCAGTGGGTCCACTTGCCCGAGAGATACGGCAACTGGCGTGGCGTTTACAACCGGCTTCGGATGTGGGCCGTCGATGGCACGTGGGAGCGCGTGTTCACCACGCTGGTGGCCCAGGCTGACGCCGACGAGGACCTGGACTGGGTGGTCTCGGTGGACTCCACGATCGTTCGTGCCCACCAGCACGCGGCCGGGGCCCGCAAAAAGGGGCCCCGGCTGGCGAGCCCGGTGACCATGCCATCGGCCGGTCCCGCGGTGGACTGACCACGAAGATTCATCTCGCGGCCGACGCCCACTGTCGTCCCCTCGCCTTTGTTCTCACCGCCGGACAGGCCGGCGACGCACCCGCTTTCGCGCACGTGATGGCTCGCCTACGTGTCCCCCGGCGACGTGGTCGGCCCCGCACCAGGCCCGATATGGTCCTGGCTGACAAGGCCTATTCCTCGCGCGCCATCCGCGAGCACTTGCGCAAGCGCGGCATCCGCGCGGTGATCCCAGTTCCGGCAGATCAACAGGGCCATCGGAAACGCCGAGGCAGCCGTGGTGGCAGACCACCCGCCTTCGACCGCGAGGCCTACAAGCAGCGCAACACCGTCGAGCGGTGCATCAACCGCTTGAAGCAGTGGCGGGGCATCGCTACCCGCTACGAGAAGACCGCGACCATCTACCTAGCTGGACTGCACGTCGCAGGCATCTTCCTCTGGTCCGATCGGTGATCCGAACGAAACTGCCTAGGTCAACAGCCGGAGGGTGACGCGCCTTATGGACCGGACCATACCCCGGCGTCCGCCCAGAGAGCCGTGGGCAGTATCCACCGCGTCGGATGGTGACTGTCGGGGCCGCTTCCGTACGCCGGTGATCAGCCACCGGGCCGGTCCCCGTGCTCTCGCCGATTCGGTGCTGTTCCTGGCCTGGCGCGCGGATGGCCACGGATGCCGGCGCCACGACTACCCCGGCTCACTCACCCGTCATCTGACCCGTTGGGGCCGGCCGGGCGGGGTGGGTCACCCGCGGTCGGGGTGCCAGTCGGCAGGGCCGCCCCCGCGCCATTCGATGATGTCCCCACCGTCTGCGGTGACGTCGTCGAGGTCGAGGCCGGCCCGCCGCAGGAACTCCCGGACGTCGGCAGGACCGTAGGCGCGGCCGAGGTCGATGCCGTCGCAGCGGACGCGGCGTGCGCCCTGTGCGTCGGGCGGAAGGACGGTCACACGGTGTGTGTTGCCCGCTTGCTCGGGGTGGGGCGGGCAGTTCATTCGAGGACTCCCAGGATGGTGTCGGGGCGGCAGTGGGGGCAGGCGGGGACGCCCTCGGCGAGGAAGGCGTATCTGTTCGGCGGTGGCGGGCGCGCAGCGTTTGCTGAGGTCCCAGCAGCTCCCGGCGTGGACGCAGACCGGTCGCATGCCCGCGCCGATCCCGCGCTCCACCAGCCATGCGGGGGGTTCGGGTGGCGGCAGCCGGCGGGCTGCCATGGCTTCGGCTTCCTCGGCCTCGGTCAGCGCCCTCTCCGCCCTGCCCAGCTCGCCGCGCAGGTAGGTGACCAGCGTCCGCAGACGAGGCAGGTCAGGCGGCAGCACAGACACGGGTCAGCCCCCGTACAGGGCCTGCCGCGCGGCCTTACATGCCTCGCACAAGGGGCTCGTACCCACCCCGTAGCGGCACGTGGGGGCGTGGCACCGAGCGCAGGGGCCGGTTTGGCTGGGTGCCCAGGTGGCGACCTGCGGGCGGGGCGCGGTGGTCTGCTCGTTCACGCTGCTGCCTCCCCGTCCGCCGGTGCGGAGGTGTGGGTGCGGGCGGCGCGCCGCAGCTCG is part of the Streptomyces subrutilus genome and encodes:
- a CDS encoding IS5 family transposase (programmed frameshift), giving the protein MCVGLCVPLTDAQWARIEPLLPDRTPKRGGRWRDHRQVIDAIAFKFQTGSQWVHLPERYGNWRGVYNRLRMWAVDGTWERVFTTLVAQADADEDLDWVVSVDSTIVRAHQHAAGARKKGAPAGEPGDHAIGRSRGGLTTKIHLAADAHCRPLAFVLTAGQAGDAPAFAHVMARLRVPRRRGRPRTRPDMVLADKAYSSRAIREHLRKRGIRAVIPVPADQQGHRKRRGSRGGRPPAFDREAYKQRNTVERCINRLKQWRGIATRYEKTATIYLAGLHVAGIFLWSDR